The Mucilaginibacter yixingensis genome window below encodes:
- the recG gene encoding ATP-dependent DNA helicase RecG has protein sequence MLDTPLDTPVEYLKGTGPQRAELLKKEFGIYTFWDMLRHFPFRHIDRTKFYKVRDLQPEMPLVQLIVRLKSKEILGEKYTKRLVVQANDDTGVIELVWFQGIKWVEKSLIPGKAYIIFGKPGEFNGKAQMAHPEIEPYSPETLKRKGNATLQPVYSSTEKLKQFSLDSKGIQKLTAHLIDQHLKDIPENLPLYLLNKLKLMGRADAYRHIHFPENAAALQEAQHRLKFEELFIIQLKLLRNKLIRTHKFKGNVFDKVGHYFNEFYEHKLPFPLTGAQKRVLKEIRLDTQRGVQMNRLLQGDVGSGKTIVALMSILFALDNGFQACFMAPTEILANQHYLSIKQLIGEDFINIALLTGSTPKKNRKVIHEQLEDGSLHIIFGTHALIEDAVQFKNLGFVVIDEQHRFGVEQRAKLWRKNIVPPHVLVMTATPIPRTLAMTLYGDLDVSVIDELPAGRKPIETLHFYESQRLRMFGFMKQEIAKGRQVYVVYPLIKESEKLDLKNLEDGIEVMSREFPLPQYRISIVHGKLSAADKDFEMQRFVKGETHIMVATTVIEVGVNVPNASVMIIENAERFGLSQLHQLRGRVGRGAEQSYCILMSSQKLSNDGRIRLDTMVKTNNGFEISEIDLKLRGPGNIEGTQQSGVVDLKLADLAADQQLLLLARTEVEQIFEKDPSLAQPEHQVLQQVFQKGKAGLSWDKIS, from the coding sequence CTGTTGGATACGCCTTTAGATACACCTGTTGAATACCTGAAAGGCACTGGTCCGCAGCGCGCAGAACTTTTAAAAAAAGAGTTCGGCATTTATACTTTTTGGGATATGCTGCGGCATTTTCCATTCAGGCATATTGACCGTACTAAATTCTACAAGGTTAGGGATCTCCAACCCGAAATGCCTTTGGTGCAGCTGATAGTGCGCCTGAAAAGCAAAGAAATTCTGGGCGAAAAATACACCAAGCGATTGGTGGTACAAGCCAATGATGATACCGGCGTTATTGAACTGGTATGGTTTCAGGGGATTAAGTGGGTAGAGAAAAGCCTGATCCCCGGCAAGGCCTACATCATCTTTGGTAAGCCCGGCGAGTTTAACGGCAAGGCCCAGATGGCTCATCCCGAGATCGAGCCCTATTCGCCCGAGACACTCAAACGTAAAGGCAACGCCACCTTACAGCCGGTTTATAGCTCCACAGAAAAGCTCAAGCAATTCTCGCTCGATAGCAAGGGTATCCAGAAGCTGACCGCGCATCTGATTGATCAGCACCTGAAAGATATTCCAGAAAACCTACCCTTATATCTGCTCAATAAATTAAAGCTGATGGGCAGGGCAGATGCCTACCGGCATATCCATTTCCCGGAGAATGCAGCCGCTTTACAGGAGGCCCAACATCGGCTCAAGTTTGAAGAATTGTTTATTATCCAGCTAAAACTACTGCGTAATAAACTCATCCGCACCCATAAGTTTAAGGGCAATGTGTTTGATAAAGTGGGGCATTACTTTAACGAGTTTTACGAGCATAAGCTGCCTTTTCCGCTCACCGGTGCGCAAAAACGGGTATTGAAAGAAATTCGGCTGGATACCCAGCGCGGCGTGCAGATGAACCGCCTGTTACAGGGCGATGTGGGCAGCGGCAAAACCATTGTAGCGCTAATGAGTATTCTTTTTGCGCTGGATAACGGTTTCCAGGCCTGCTTTATGGCGCCGACGGAAATTCTGGCTAATCAGCATTATCTGTCTATCAAGCAATTGATTGGGGAAGATTTTATTAATATCGCTTTGCTCACCGGTTCAACACCAAAGAAAAACCGCAAGGTGATTCATGAGCAATTGGAAGATGGCTCACTGCATATCATCTTCGGTACCCATGCGCTGATTGAGGATGCCGTGCAGTTTAAAAACCTGGGCTTTGTGGTAATTGATGAGCAGCACCGTTTTGGTGTAGAGCAACGTGCTAAGCTATGGCGCAAAAACATCGTTCCGCCACATGTGCTGGTGATGACCGCCACACCAATTCCCCGCACGCTGGCTATGACTTTGTATGGCGATCTGGATGTATCAGTAATAGATGAGCTCCCTGCCGGACGCAAACCCATAGAAACCCTGCATTTTTACGAGAGCCAGCGCTTGCGCATGTTCGGCTTTATGAAGCAGGAGATTGCAAAAGGCCGTCAGGTGTATGTGGTTTATCCGCTGATTAAAGAAAGCGAAAAGCTTGATCTGAAGAATCTGGAGGACGGCATCGAAGTAATGTCGCGCGAGTTTCCGTTGCCGCAATATCGCATCAGCATTGTGCATGGCAAACTCTCGGCTGCTGATAAAGATTTTGAAATGCAGCGCTTTGTAAAAGGCGAAACCCACATTATGGTGGCCACCACGGTAATTGAGGTTGGGGTGAACGTACCCAACGCTTCGGTAATGATTATAGAAAATGCTGAGCGGTTCGGCTTGTCGCAATTACACCAATTACGGGGCAGGGTAGGCAGAGGCGCTGAGCAATCTTACTGTATCCTGATGAGCAGCCAGAAACTGAGCAATGATGGGCGTATCCGCCTGGATACCATGGTGAAAACCAATAACGGCTTCGAGATCTCAGAGATCGACCTGAAACTCCGTGGCCCGGGTAATATTGAAGGTACCCAGCAAAGCGGTGTAGTTGACCTGAAACTCGCCGATCTGGCTGCCGATCAGCAATTGCTCTTGCTGGCTCGCACCGAGGTAGAGCAAATCTTTGAAAAAGACCCATCGCTGGCACAACCCGAGCATCAAGTACTACAACAGGTTTTCCAGAAAGGCAAAGCCGGTTTGAGTTGGGATAAGATATCCTAA
- a CDS encoding RidA family protein — translation MKNIVSANAPAPIGPYSQAIAANGFLFVSGQVAINPATGELVMDDIRTEAAQVMENLKAILTEAGTDFSRVVKTTIFLKDMGDFAAVNETYAPYMSEPFPARETVQVAALPKNVNVEIAVIALVG, via the coding sequence ATGAAAAACATCGTTAGCGCCAATGCGCCAGCCCCAATCGGTCCATACAGCCAGGCTATTGCAGCCAATGGCTTTCTTTTCGTTTCTGGTCAGGTGGCCATAAACCCTGCTACCGGCGAGTTGGTAATGGACGACATCCGTACCGAGGCTGCCCAGGTGATGGAAAACCTGAAAGCGATCCTTACCGAGGCCGGTACAGATTTTAGCCGCGTGGTAAAAACTACCATCTTTTTGAAAGATATGGGCGATTTTGCTGCCGTGAACGAAACCTATGCGCCATACATGAGCGAGCCATTTCCAGCCCGCGAAACCGTACAGGTTGCCGCCCTGCCTAAAAACGTAAACGTAGAAATTGCAGTAATTGCACTGGTAGGCTAA
- a CDS encoding DUF6728 family protein: MYFFRKKDPNRPTSFNLKVMHIINATAIIMFVVGILWKLIQWLILKK; this comes from the coding sequence ATGTACTTCTTCCGTAAGAAAGACCCGAACAGGCCAACCAGTTTTAATTTGAAGGTGATGCATATCATCAATGCAACGGCCATTATTATGTTCGTTGTGGGTATTTTGTGGAAGCTGATACAATGGCTGATTTTGAAGAAGTAG
- a CDS encoding M28 family peptidase, producing MKYLKILLLSLLTLPASAQTTVRQDPVIKQMVDEVSSQNIEAIIKKLVSFKTRHTLSDTTSKTEGIGAARNWIKAELEKYAAASGGRMTVAFDAFVQPAGGRVDKPTVLKNILATLKGADPSDNRIYIVSGHYDSRVNDVMNANAVEPGAVDDASGTAVSMEICRVMAKHQFPATIIFMTVPGEEQGLNGSTHVAKLAKEGHWNVDAMLNNDIVGNTHGMDNDLKDNTHVRVFSEGVPSTAIAIKGDTTDARRAAMAINSLVGNGGENDSPSRQLARYVKETAERYVDHLDVKMIYRRDRYLRGGDQTPFLQNGFTAVRFTEMNEDFTHQHQDVRTEKGIQYGDLPEFADYNYIQKVARMNLSVLANLASAPASPQSVLMSTSGLTNKSTLHWEAPKSGPKPAGYYVLMRETISPYWEKKFFVAGTEYTSAYSKDNYFFAVQSVDAEGHESLPVYPKAGR from the coding sequence ATGAAATATCTCAAGATTTTACTTCTTTCGTTACTCACCCTGCCCGCATCGGCCCAAACTACTGTCAGGCAAGATCCTGTTATCAAACAGATGGTAGACGAGGTGTCCTCTCAAAACATCGAGGCTATTATAAAAAAGCTGGTCAGCTTTAAAACCCGCCATACGCTGAGTGATACCACCAGTAAAACCGAGGGTATTGGTGCGGCGCGAAACTGGATTAAGGCCGAGTTGGAAAAATATGCCGCGGCATCAGGCGGTCGTATGACCGTAGCCTTTGATGCCTTTGTGCAACCAGCAGGTGGACGGGTAGACAAGCCAACGGTACTGAAAAACATACTGGCTACGCTGAAAGGCGCTGACCCGAGCGATAACCGGATCTATATTGTTTCCGGTCATTATGATTCGCGTGTAAACGATGTGATGAATGCCAATGCGGTTGAACCCGGCGCGGTTGATGATGCTTCTGGCACGGCCGTATCGATGGAGATTTGCCGGGTGATGGCTAAACATCAGTTTCCCGCCACCATTATTTTTATGACGGTACCCGGCGAGGAGCAGGGCCTGAACGGTTCTACCCACGTAGCCAAACTGGCCAAAGAAGGCCATTGGAATGTGGATGCCATGCTGAACAATGATATTGTAGGCAATACCCACGGCATGGATAATGATCTGAAGGATAATACGCATGTGCGGGTATTCAGCGAGGGCGTACCCTCAACGGCCATTGCTATAAAAGGGGATACTACAGATGCCCGTCGCGCCGCTATGGCTATCAACAGTTTGGTAGGTAACGGGGGCGAGAATGATAGCCCGTCGCGACAATTGGCCCGCTATGTAAAAGAAACTGCCGAGCGCTATGTAGACCACCTGGATGTAAAAATGATCTATCGCCGCGACCGTTACCTGCGCGGCGGCGACCAGACGCCTTTTCTGCAAAACGGTTTCACGGCGGTACGCTTCACCGAGATGAACGAGGATTTTACTCACCAACACCAGGATGTGCGCACCGAAAAAGGTATCCAATATGGCGACCTGCCCGAGTTTGCCGACTATAACTATATCCAAAAAGTCGCTCGCATGAATCTCTCGGTACTGGCTAATCTGGCCTCGGCCCCGGCATCACCCCAGAGCGTACTGATGAGCACGTCGGGCTTAACCAATAAAAGTACCCTGCATTGGGAAGCGCCTAAAAGTGGTCCCAAGCCAGCAGGTTATTATGTGCTGATGCGTGAAACAATCAGTCCGTACTGGGAAAAGAAATTTTTTGTGGCAGGGACGGAGTATACTTCTGCATATTCCAAAGATAATTACTTCTTCGCCGTGCAGAGTGTAGACGCGGAGGGGCATGAGAGTTTGCCGGTTTACCCGAAGGCCGGGAGGTGA